The following are encoded together in the Cyanobacterium aponinum PCC 10605 genome:
- a CDS encoding Txe/YoeB family addiction module toxin gives MTWKIEFSRNTLKDAKKLKSAKLDGNLKELLNILKSNPYEPPYEKLSGNLKGYYSRRINIKHRLVYRVDDNNKTIKILSVWSHYE, from the coding sequence ATGACTTGGAAGATTGAATTTAGTCGAAATACTCTAAAAGATGCGAAAAAACTCAAATCAGCAAAATTAGACGGTAATCTCAAAGAATTACTCAACATCTTAAAATCAAATCCCTATGAGCCTCCTTACGAAAAATTATCAGGTAATTTAAAAGGTTACTATTCAAGGAGAATAAATATTAAGCATCGCCTAGTTTATCGTGTTGATGACAATAATAAAACCATCAAAATTCTTTCTGTCTGGTCTCATTATGAATAG
- a CDS encoding type II toxin-antitoxin system Phd/YefM family antitoxin — protein MKIINISTARNNLFSLIEQVNQDHHPRIISSKKGDVVILSKEDWDSLQETLYLQSIPNLVSSIKTAEKDNEWVSEEEFLGVLNDLED, from the coding sequence ATGAAAATAATTAATATAAGTACTGCAAGAAATAATTTATTCAGTCTAATAGAACAAGTGAATCAAGATCATCATCCTCGGATTATCAGCAGTAAAAAAGGGGATGTCGTAATCTTATCAAAAGAAGACTGGGACAGTTTACAAGAAACCTTGTATTTACAATCTATTCCTAACTTAGTCTCATCCATAAAAACAGCAGAAAAAGATAATGAATGGGTATCAGAGGAGGAATTTTTGGGGGTTTTAAATGACTTGGAAGATTGA